The stretch of DNA CCTTCTTCGTCTTATCCGGTGCATAAACAAAAAGAGCGCAGGGATTTGCATAAATAGGGGTGATTTACGTGATATAACCCCTTTTCCGCTTTCCTAATGATACCCACTTGCCCGGCCCGCCAGTGAAGGGGGGGCCGAAAATCCCGGCAACGCCGGGAGTTGAGGCCGGGGGAAAGCGTTCCCCACCACTATATCCGTAATACTAATCAGCACAGCTAGTCGTGTATGAATAAGTATTTATATTGTAGATCCCACCCTTTCATAATGAGCATTTCGTTCGTCTTCGGGGAGTGCCAGAAATTCATCAATTTCGGCAAGCATACGCTCTTTATCTCCGGGAAGTGTGCCCTGAACGGTAACATAATTGTTGGCATGGTCACATAACAGTTCACTGGTGATACCGTGTAACTGTTCAAGTATCCGTCGAAGCTCAAGGACGGTGCCTTCGGGCGTTTGAGGGATGAATGTCCCCTTTTTGACCTCATGGCACAAAGGATTTTCGAGCAGCATAGCCCCCCGGCCGCCTTCAAACACCCAGAGCCTTCGCATACGGATAAAATTGGGATTGATTGCGTTGAGCACCCCGGCGGTTTCATCGCAATGCTCTTCCCAGCGGTATTTGCCGGCAATACCCAGAAGTACATACAGCGACAGCTCGATTTGGGCATTTTTGATCATTTGTCCGGCCTGAATGACGATTTTCGGGGTCTGTCCCTTGAACTGGAATTTAAGGGTGTGCAAGTCGCCCGACTCCAGCCCTATGTGGACGCGGTCCAAGCCTGACCGGGCAAGCTGTTTGATACCTTTTTCGCCGATTTCCCACATGGTCTGAGCACGGGCGTATGCTGTTACCCTTCCGAGATGAGGAAACTTGCTTTTGAGATATGCAAGGATATCGAGGCTCTCTTCCAGGGGACGGCACAGTGGATCGGCATCACCGAGGAAAGCCGTGGTTAGAGAGGGCATGTGATGGGCAAACCAGTCGATATCATCTTTGACATCCTCGACATCACGGATTGAAAACTCAGGCTCACCGAAGGCCGGGTACTGACCGCAGAATTTGCACCGGTTCCATTTACATCCCCGGGTAACACGAATGAGCATGCTGCGCCACTCCGAAGGCGGCCGGATTATGAGTCGTTCGGGACGATGTGACTTTGCCATATCGATAGTTCATTGCCGAAACGAGCAAGCCCCGGATCACGCTTGTACCTGACTGGATCAGGTGTCCGGGGCAGACTTTCAGCGTTCGACAGTCAGAGATTGAGTTTATTACGTAATGTAATGTATGTATCATTAGAACTCATCTCATAAATGGCTGCGGAATTCGTCCGGCTGCAAAGCCGACTGCCTTTGTCGCGCTGCATCGCCATATCGCTCCAGGATATGTCTGCTTCGCGCTTCGCGGTACTCGGCTTTTCGCTCGACCTCGGGCCATCACGTCCATTTATGAGATGAGTTCTAAAATAATTGCATAACACCCGAGCTATTATCAATTTTAATATGAACATTACACAGGAGTTGTCTATGATTCGAATCGGCGCGCATGTACCCATAGCAGGCGGTGTATTCAATGCGCCAAAAAGCGCGGCAGCACTAGGCGCCAAAGCTTTTGCACTGTTTGTTGCCAATCCCAGAATGTGGAAAGCACCTCCCCTCGATCCAAAGGCTGTTGACCTTTTCAAAGAGGCACTCGACGCCGAGGGATATTTGCCGGAACACATCGTCCCCCACGACAGCTATCTCATCAACCTTGGGAATAAAGACACAGCAAAACGGGAGAAATCCTATACCGCCTTTCTTACAGAGATGAAACGGTGCGAACAGCTCGGATTACAATGTTTGAATGCTCATCCGGGAAGTCATGTGGGGGAGGCCGGTGAAACCGGATGCCTGGCCCGTATTGCGGAGTGTCTCAACAGGGCACTGGATGCCACCAAAGGGGTGAGAATCCTTTTAGAAAACACCGCGGGCCAGGGAACGACCGTAGGGTATAAATTCGAGCATCTTGCGGAAATTATCAGCATGGTGGAAGATAAATCCCGGATCGGTATCTGCTTTGATACCTGCCACGGCCATGCCGCGGGATATGATATCAGAACAAAAGAGGCTTACGAAAACACCATGAAAGAACTGGACTCGACTGTCGGCCTCCACTCCCTGAAAGCACTTCACCTAAACGATGCGAAGAGCGATTTCGGCAGCAGAGTAGACCGTCACCACAGTATCGGGAAAGGAACCCTGGGTCTTGAGCCTTTCAGGTTTATTGTGAACGATCCCCGCCTGGATGAAATCCCCATGATTCTGGAGACAATCGATGATACCTTGTGGAAAGAGGAGATTGCACTCCTGTACAGCCTTATAAAAACAAAGCGAAAAGCAGAAAAGGGAGGAAAAACTCCCTGAGCAAGATCCTTGGTTGCACAAAGGTCTTACCCAGGGACTGTTCTTTATTGATTTGTGCAATCGAGATCGGACTTTTCGACCTCGATTTTAAATTCACCAACCGAGCATTCATCGGTATAGGCACGTATATATCTGAACCGGTTTTTAATCTGCAGTTTTTCCTTGTGTATCTCTGTTATATTTTATGGGATATCAATGTCTTATTAATTGCTGTTTTATTGTGCCGTACCAAAGAATTAGTTTATAGATTCTTTTATACCGTGATACCGGTCACAACCGGAGGGAATTATGAACAGAAAACTTGCTGCCGATCTACGGAGTAAAGGGATAGCGCATCTGTATGTTGGCGTCGCCAAATCCGACGGGGTCATCTCGCCGAATGAACGTGTCCGTGTTTCCTATTATGCAAAAAAGAGTCAGGAAATCATGGATGTTTTTAATATGAACAGCCGGGTAAAGAATCTTCTCAAGGGTGCGTTGTCGGAGATTCTTGGTGATGTCCGGCTTCGGGGCTGGTCGGCTCATGATCATCTTGACGAGGCCGTGCGGCTGCTTGTGAAGGCCAAAAAGGCGGGAGACTGGAGCACCGCCCTCAGTGGCGCCCGCAACGAGCAAGGACTCGAATCCCTTGCTCTTTTAGACGGCTATGTATTCAAAGAATCCCGGTTTCTTAAAGAAATCAAGGAGCGGCTGAAAGAACTGAAATAGTGAGAAAGGAGTTTCCAATGCCCAAAGCAACGGTTGGTGCAATTATCGTGCAGGATAATGATGGAGTCAACAAAGTCCTTCTCACCAAACGAAATGTTCCCCCCTTTAAAGGGCAGTGGTGTCTTCCCGGCGGTCATATCGAAGACTATGAGACCTCTACCAATGCCGTCATCCGTGAAGTCAAGGAAGAGACCGGCCTGGAATTTATCCCTTCCTTCTATGGCTATTTCGATGAAATCTATCCTGATATGGAGATCCACAATGTGGCGCTTATCTTTGAAGGTCCTGCCCGGGGGGATCTGAAACTACAGCCCGAGGAAGTCTCCGAGGCGAAATGGTATACCCTTGATGAAGCAAAGAAATTCGATCTCGCTTTCAGCCATAATGAAGTGCTGGAGAGATATGCGTGAGGGGCCGGAGTTCAACAGGAATCCATTTCATTTGATCCACACCTTTAAAAAATACGGGTAGATTTTTCTTCTTGATCTGTATAATAAATTAAGAGGCATTACACGCGGAATTTCAGGAGAAATAATGGATTATCATTCCCTCAGCGATACTGAGCTGATCGACGGGTGTATAACCCAGCCGACAAACAGGGAGATGCTGAATGTTTTTGTTGGGCGATTCAGCAAATCGGTATATCAGACAATTTCCTGGATTCTTCTGCGTCATGCACAGGTTGTTAAGGAGGATGTCGATGATGTGTTTCAGGAAATATTTGTAAATTTATTGAAAGATGGTTGCCGGGCGCTGAAAAAATACGATTATACAAAAGCCCGGTTCAGTACCTATCTGCTTACCATAACTAAAAACCGGACAATCAATTATATCAGGCAAAAGTGGAGAAGAAATGTGGTCTTGCATGAAGAATTCATGTGTGGGGGCGATTTTAGCGATGATCTTTTAGAATTTAAAGAAAGAAAAGAGATGCTCGACAAAGCCGTGAGTGATTTATCGCCGAAAGATCGGCTGTTTTTCAAGCTTTACTATAAAGATTCCCTTCCCCCTGATAAAATCGCCCTGGTGCTGGGAATAAGCAAAGACAGCGTTTATGCGAAAAAAGCAAAATTAATACATAAACTCAAAACTTCTCTTTCTAAGAATATATCAAAAAGTAATAAGGCGGATTTGAGCAAAAAATTGCCAAAAATCGAGGCTGATTATGGATTGTCTGACTGATAATCAAATTAATGCATTCCTGGAAGGGAACAGATCCGATCGGTGGGAAATCCATTTGAGTTCCTGTGACTGGTGTCGTGAACGCTTGTGTGCGCAGATGGCCGAAAACAATACCGACATTCCCAATTTAGGCGGGCTAATAGATAATACTGTTTCCGCAGCAATCGCTCATAACGAAAAATCGGGTAAACAGGAGTCGCATTTTCTCTTCTTTCGACGGTTCCGGGGCTATGCGTTTGCAGCAGGCCTTCTTCTGGCTGCTGGGATTACATTTTATCTTTCCCTGGAGTTTCGGGAGCACAAAGAAAAAACACCTGTTTCATCGAAATCCGATTTCGAAATATCGCCGGCACCCAGGGAACCGAAAAATATGCCCGGCACTGCTCAGACTCCCGAGAAAGAAAGGACTGTCTATCAGTTTGATGAAGTTGAGATATTTCCCAGCAAAAAAGTGGTTCGTGGTGAAATAAAGGCGCCGCACAATAAAAAAAGTGTTGTCCAGCTTTCCAGAAAAACAGGCACGTTGGTGGAAGAAAGATCCAAATTGGAAGTTGATGATAATTCCGATACGGTTTCTATTATCAGAATTTCTCAGGGGACAGCGCTTTTCAATGTCGAACCGAATAAATATGATAATTTCGTTGTCATTACGCCCTTTGCTCAGGTGAAGGTAACCGGCACAATTTTTTCGGTAACCGTTGAGAAAGAATTTGCAAAGGTTAATGTGCTTGAAGGAAGCGTGGATATAATTCATGAAACAAAAAAAGAGCTGTCACAATCGTTGCTTCAGGGGTCCAGTGCCCTTATAAATGCCGATTCCATAGTAATATCCATGATCGAAAGCAGTTTGACGCTCAAAGCTCGTGAGAACTTGTTAAAAGAATATCTGGATGCTCTGGACAGCAATATGAATCCGACACTTCATGGTGCGATAGGAAAGAAACCAGACAGGGGAAAACCGGAGCACAATGCCG from Chitinivibrionales bacterium encodes:
- a CDS encoding deoxyribonuclease IV, translated to MNITQELSMIRIGAHVPIAGGVFNAPKSAAALGAKAFALFVANPRMWKAPPLDPKAVDLFKEALDAEGYLPEHIVPHDSYLINLGNKDTAKREKSYTAFLTEMKRCEQLGLQCLNAHPGSHVGEAGETGCLARIAECLNRALDATKGVRILLENTAGQGTTVGYKFEHLAEIISMVEDKSRIGICFDTCHGHAAGYDIRTKEAYENTMKELDSTVGLHSLKALHLNDAKSDFGSRVDRHHSIGKGTLGLEPFRFIVNDPRLDEIPMILETIDDTLWKEEIALLYSLIKTKRKAEKGGKTP
- a CDS encoding sigma-70 family RNA polymerase sigma factor; the protein is MDYHSLSDTELIDGCITQPTNREMLNVFVGRFSKSVYQTISWILLRHAQVVKEDVDDVFQEIFVNLLKDGCRALKKYDYTKARFSTYLLTITKNRTINYIRQKWRRNVVLHEEFMCGGDFSDDLLEFKERKEMLDKAVSDLSPKDRLFFKLYYKDSLPPDKIALVLGISKDSVYAKKAKLIHKLKTSLSKNISKSNKADLSKKLPKIEADYGLSD
- a CDS encoding NUDIX domain-containing protein — protein: MPKATVGAIIVQDNDGVNKVLLTKRNVPPFKGQWCLPGGHIEDYETSTNAVIREVKEETGLEFIPSFYGYFDEIYPDMEIHNVALIFEGPARGDLKLQPEEVSEAKWYTLDEAKKFDLAFSHNEVLERYA
- a CDS encoding radical SAM protein, whose amino-acid sequence is MAKSHRPERLIIRPPSEWRSMLIRVTRGCKWNRCKFCGQYPAFGEPEFSIRDVEDVKDDIDWFAHHMPSLTTAFLGDADPLCRPLEESLDILAYLKSKFPHLGRVTAYARAQTMWEIGEKGIKQLARSGLDRVHIGLESGDLHTLKFQFKGQTPKIVIQAGQMIKNAQIELSLYVLLGIAGKYRWEEHCDETAGVLNAINPNFIRMRRLWVFEGGRGAMLLENPLCHEVKKGTFIPQTPEGTVLELRRILEQLHGITSELLCDHANNYVTVQGTLPGDKERMLAEIDEFLALPEDERNAHYERVGSTI